From a region of the Synechococcus sp. RS9916 genome:
- a CDS encoding histidine triad nucleotide-binding protein — MAGDTIFGRILRGEIPCDEVYSDDHCLAFRDVAPQAPVHVLVIPRKPIESLREAEPADEALLGHLLVVAAKVAKQEGLEAWRTVINSGAEAGQTVFHLHVHVIGGRALDWPPG; from the coding sequence ATGGCGGGTGACACGATCTTTGGTCGCATCCTGCGGGGGGAAATCCCCTGTGATGAGGTTTACAGCGATGACCACTGTCTGGCGTTTCGGGATGTGGCACCCCAGGCTCCTGTGCATGTGTTGGTGATTCCACGCAAGCCGATCGAGAGCTTGCGGGAAGCGGAGCCAGCCGATGAAGCATTGCTGGGTCACCTGTTGGTGGTGGCTGCGAAGGTGGCGAAGCAGGAAGGTTTGGAGGCTTGGCGCACCGTGATCAACAGCGGCGCTGAGGCAGGGCAGACCGTGTTTCACCTGCATGTGCATGTGATTGGCGGTCGGGCCCTCGACTGGCCGCCGGGATGA